One window of the Deltaproteobacteria bacterium genome contains the following:
- a CDS encoding long-chain fatty aldehyde decarbonylase — MAGCEPRRPRARRDGAAPGQHGPQGVQDPTRPARTRVPDAGGSVSREVHTLAPDEFLDEVHSFEFWFHSIQGYLADAEYGHRPGTPESELPPDRRERLITVLCNYCIGETAALDGASGLIGFAPNRQAKIFLATQVVDEARHLEVLIHRLAELGVKDPEAEIQRRATRSLQAFRRRLLELVAGKDWEAGIFAQNVILEAMEFAAFQTHARNADPITRELLEGIIKDERRHMGFGENDLGRRLSATPHVRARLQQIKRELDPLVLETFEEMLAELDVPREERPELGRNYLETVERLGFTS; from the coding sequence GTGGCAGGGTGCGAACCTCGCCGACCTCGCGCCCGCCGAGATGGAGCAGCTCCTGGCCAGCACGGTCCTCAGGGAGTTCAAGATCCGACTCGACCGGCTCGGACTCGAGTACCAGACGCCGGCGGCTCCGTGAGTCGAGAGGTCCACACGCTCGCGCCGGACGAGTTTCTCGACGAGGTCCACTCGTTCGAATTCTGGTTCCACTCCATCCAGGGCTACCTGGCCGATGCCGAATACGGGCATCGGCCGGGCACGCCCGAGTCGGAGCTCCCTCCCGACCGGCGCGAGCGTCTGATCACCGTGCTCTGCAACTACTGCATCGGCGAGACCGCCGCGCTCGACGGCGCGAGCGGCCTGATCGGCTTCGCGCCGAACCGGCAGGCGAAGATCTTCCTGGCCACGCAGGTCGTCGACGAGGCACGACACCTCGAAGTGTTGATCCATCGGCTCGCCGAGCTGGGCGTGAAGGACCCGGAGGCCGAGATCCAGCGCCGCGCCACCCGCTCGCTGCAGGCGTTCCGGCGCCGGCTGCTCGAGCTGGTCGCGGGCAAGGACTGGGAGGCCGGGATCTTCGCGCAGAACGTGATCCTCGAGGCGATGGAGTTCGCCGCCTTCCAGACCCACGCGCGCAACGCGGACCCGATCACGCGCGAGCTGCTCGAGGGCATCATCAAGGACGAGCGACGCCACATGGGCTTCGGCGAGAACGATCTGGGACGGCGACTCTCGGCGACACCGCACGTTCGCGCGCGGCTGCAGCAGATCAAGAGAGAGCTCGACCCGCTCGTGCTCGAGACCTTCGAGGAGATGCTGGCGGAGCTCGACGTCCCGCGCGAGGAGCGCCCGGAGCTGGGACGGAACTATCTCGAGACCGTCGAGCGACTGGGGTTCACGTCGTGA